Proteins co-encoded in one Setaria viridis chromosome 9, Setaria_viridis_v4.0, whole genome shotgun sequence genomic window:
- the LOC117840036 gene encoding thaumatin-like protein 1b, translating to MARRSAHVALCSFALLLLLPAAWSATFTMTNNCGYTVWPGLLSGAGTAPLPTTGFALAHGASATVDAPASWSGRMWARTLCATDATTGKFTCATGDCGSGSVQCNGGGAAPPATLAEFTLDGSGGLDFFDVSLVDGYNVPMLIVPQGAGAAAGGGSTNGSADGGKCMATGCLVDLNGACPADLRVMATAAATGAGGPVACRSACEAFGTPQYCCSGAYGNPNTCKPSTYSQFFKTACPRAYSYAYDDSTSTFTCAAGTSYAITFCPSTTSGKYSGENPQAAGVQPTNGSMVYLGGEQLATGDAHVGAARSSLLIFAAATLAAVALL from the exons ATGGCGCGGAGATCAGCTCATGTCGCTCTCTGCTCATTTGCTCTGCTCCTCCTGCTTCCAG CTGCGTGGTCGGCGACGTTCACGATGACCAACAACTGCGGCTACACGGTGTGGCCGGGCTTGCTCTCCGGCGCTGGCACGGCCCCGCTGCCCACGACAGGGTTCGCGCTGGCTCACGGCGCGTCGGCGACGGTGGACGCCCCGGCGAGCTGGTCGGGCCGCATGTGGGCGCGCACGCTCTGCGCCACAGATGCCACCACGGGCAAGTTCACCTGCGCCACGGGCGACTGCGGGTCCGGCAGCGTCCAgtgcaacggcggcggcgcggcgccgcccgccacgctgGCCGAGTTCACGCTCGACGGCTCCGGCGGCCTCGACTTCTTCGACGTCAGCCTCGTCGACGGTTACAACGTCCCGATGCTCATCGTCCCGCagggcgcgggcgccgccgccggcggaggcagcACCAACGGGTCCGCCGACGGCGGCAAGTGCATGGCCACCGGGTGCCTCGTCGACCTCAACGGCGCGTGCCCGGCCGATCTGAGGGTcatggccaccgccgcggccacggGCGCCGGCGGGCCCGTGGCGTGCCGCAGCGCGTGCGAGGCGTTCGGGACGCCGCAGTACTGCTGCAGTGGCGCCTACGGGAACCCCAACACGTGCAAGCCGTCGACCTACTCGCAGTTCTTCAAGACGGCGTGCCCGCGCGCCTACAGCTACGCCTACGACGACTCCACCTCCACCTTCACGTGCGCCGCCGGCACCAGCTACGCCATCACCTTCTGCCCGAGCACCACCAG CGGCAAGTACTCCGGCGAGAACCCGCAGGCCGCGGGCGTGCAGCCCACGAACGGCAGCATGGTATACCTCGGCGGCGAGCAGCTCGCCACCGGCGACGCCCACGTCGGCGCCGCCCGTTCCTCGCTGCTCATCTTCGCGGccgccaccctcgccgccgtcgccctgcTCTGA